A genome region from Primulina eburnea isolate SZY01 chromosome 9, ASM2296580v1, whole genome shotgun sequence includes the following:
- the LOC140842110 gene encoding uncharacterized protein — translation MKSKLVFILFGVVLVLVCSAFAEEKSQHETQEVGRGGGGGSYQHQWCCGGWRNGQCYRYCYSSGNEAGPANNVVNSGEGQGAGGYGGGQGEGYGGGGGQGGGKGGGYGSGGGKGGGYGGGGGQGGGQGGGYGGGQGGGYGGGGQGTGGKGGGYGGGGQGTGGKGGGGGQGGGFGGQGGGQGVGYGGGGQGGGGGGPGGGYGGGGQGGGGGGQGGGYGGGGGGGGGGGGGGVGWGSCKWGHCCGGGHGWGMSGGGGSWGCRCCHSAQEAKAFMERQPKFTRTHD, via the exons ATGAAGTCTAAATTAGTTTTTATCTTGTTCGGGGTCGTTCTTGTTCTTGTTTGCTCAGCTTTTGCTGAGGAAAAATCTCAGCATGAGACTCAGGAAGTTGGTcgaggaggtggtggtggttCCTACCAGCATCAATGGTGCTGCGGTGGGTGGCGCAATGGCCAATGTTATCGTTATTGCTATAGCTCAG GAAATGAAGCGGGGCCAGCAAACAATGTAGTCAATAGCGGTGAGGGACAGGGTGCAGGTGGTTATGGAGGTGGACAAGGTGAAGGgtatggtggtggtggtggacaGGGCGGTGGAAAAGGTGGAGGCTATGGCAGTGGCGGTGGAAAAGGTGGAGGctatggtggtggtggtggacaAGGAGGAGGACAAGGTGGAGGCTATGGCGGTGGACAAGGTGGAGGCTATGGCGGCGGCGGACAAGGCACTGGTGGAAAGGGTGGAGGCTATGGCGGTGGCGGACAAGGAACTGGTGGAAAGGGTGGCGGTGGTGGACAAGGTGGTGGCTTTGGTGGACAAGGTGGTGGGCAAGGTGTAGGCTACGGTGGCGGTGGGCAAGGTGGTGGGGGTGGTGGACCTGGTGGAGGTTACGGTGGCGGTGGGCAAGGTGGTGGGGGTGGTGGACAAGGTGGAGGCTATGGTGGTGGCGGCGGCGGTGGCGGTggcggtggaggtggaggtgtgGGATGGGGATCTTGCAAATGGGGGCACTGCTGTGGTGGCGGACATGGATGGGGGATGTCGGGCGGAGGCGGAAGTTGGGGTTGCCGATGTTGCCACAGCGCCCAAGAAGCCAAAGCCTTCATGGAAAGACAACCTAAATTTACTCGAACCCATGACTAA